In the Gossypium arboreum isolate Shixiya-1 chromosome 10, ASM2569848v2, whole genome shotgun sequence genome, one interval contains:
- the LOC108471763 gene encoding disease resistance-like protein DSC1 encodes MGGAGRGGGGDTWRAASRASAAGGDWSRLCSRSDRVASRHTIYPLLQSHNLNSFMASSSSSRQMKHQVFLSFRGEDTRLNFTSHLLKALKDTGINVFFDEDTLEKGDQLSLALSQAIATSNLSIIVLSVNYASSKSCLAELSDIMDRKDTEGHIVLPIFYHVDPSDVRNLGGRFKTSFDDHESEKLDQVQQWQTAFVEVGKLKGWHIEGGKFDRPETEYIKDIVEYVMKKLMNSKSGSAAEELVGIDDKKRTILRLIDQEDSRVIGLWGMGGIGKTTLADALLNPSVDYRDLSNKFVEYAQGSPLALKVLGSKLYTKTKKDWESEVEKLKEYGQPKILQILKRSFGELDEIEKNIFLDIACIFKRVSKKEAEEVLSCCYKGAACGISNLIDKCLLDIDCKYGEYISVHDMLEEMGKDIVRQESKSIGMRSRLWSPEDVDKVLRYSKGSESIEGITLDMSQIKDKLRLHPSVFENMLSLKYLEFYSCNFDKKLLADEHDIVSLPNELRYLRWSYYPFKYLPSSFNLKNLVVLNLSNGNIEQLLDDNDHQDLVNLRKINVSQCKNLRKIANLLGAINLKTLDCSGCESLVELPCLNRLTSLEFLELEECYSLKEFPELPNNFSDLSLQETGIEEVPDSIDRLTSLEMLVLSNSMVKNVSSHISKLESLGLLDLSYCPIAEFPEIPRNLRVLELRGTQIEEVPFCFDCQSSLTLLDLSYTSIQKLQCNMSISSSGDIKTADVPSSITRFGNLVRLKMNYCNSLKLLSEVPPDLSYLEAHGCSSLEKVTFTDQNLFELPDDIFMIFSNCFNLNQDSIDNILESAMFKAGAQVETRTSLWEIGWESQTFFCFPGNEISANKFEFQSLNSSIDLKIAPNWRVGGGFLAFAICLVADLTDCCHYKNLECICEYQLKATDDGNEKFKTKWYDMRMEI; translated from the exons TCATACAATCTATCCTTTGCTTCAATCACATAATCTAAACTCTTTCATGGCGTCTTCTTCGTCTTCTCGTCAAATGAAGCATCAAGTTTTCTTAAGCTTTAGAGGAGAAGACACACGCCTTAATTTTACCAGTCATCTTCTGAAAGCTTTGAAAGACACAGGAATCAATGTTTTCTTCGATGAAGATACACTGGAAAAAGGGGACCAACTTTCACTAGCACTTTCTCAAGCAATTGCAACCTCAAATCTTTCAATCATCGTTTTGTCTGTCAACTATGCTTCTTCAAAATCATGCTTGGCTGAACTCTCTGACATCATGGACCGCAAGGATACTGAAGGACATATTGTTCTTCCCATCTTTTATCATGTTGATCCTTCTGATGTACGGAATCTTGGTGGGAGATTCAAAACCTCCTTTGATGACCATGAATCAGAAAAGCTAGATCAAGTACAGCAATGGCAAACTGCCTTTGTTGAAGTTGGTAAATTAAAAGGGTGGCATATAGAAGGAGGCAAATTCGATAG ACCTGAAACCGAGTACATTAAGGATATTGTTGAATATGTTATGAAAAAGTTGATGAACAGCAAGTCTGGAAGTGCTGCTGAAGAATTGGTTGGAATAGATGATAAAAAAAGGACGATTTTGAGACTGATTGATCAAGAAGACAGTCGTGTAATAGGACTTTGGGGAATGGGTGGTATTGGCAAAACTACCCTTGCTGATGCT CTGTTGAATCCTTCGGTTGATTATCGAGATCTATCGAACAAGTTTGTAGAGTACGCCCAAGGTAGTCCACTTGCTCTTAAAGTTTTGGGTTCTAAATTGTATACAAAGACTAAAAAAGATTGGGAAAGTGAGGTGGAGAAGTTAAAGGAATATGGGCAACCAAAAATTTTACAGATTTTGAAGAGAAGCTTTGGTGAGTTGGAtgaaatagaaaagaatatattTCTTGACATAGCATGCATTTTTAAAAGGGTATCCAAGAAAGAGGCAGAAGAAGTTCTAAGTTGCTGTTATAAGGGTGCAGCGTGTGGAATAAGTAACTTGATTGACAAGTGCCTACTTGATATTGATTGTAAATATGGTGAATATATTTCTGTGCATGATATGCTTGAAGAGATGGGCAAGGACATTGTTCGCCAAGAATCGAAAAGCATTGGAATGCGCAGTAGATTATGGAGTCCTGAGGATGTGGATAAGGTGCTCAGATATAGTAAG GGGTCTGAATCAATTGAAGGAATAACGTTAGACATGTCTCAAATCAAAGATAAGCTACGATTACATCCTTCTGTTTTTGAGAACATGCTTAGTCTTAAATATCTCGAGTTCTATTCATGTAACTTTGACAAGAAGCTACTTGCAGACGAACATGATATTGTATCTCTTCCTAATGAGTTAAGGTATCTTCGGTGGTCTTATTACCCCTTCAAATATTTACCATCAAGTTTTAATCTGAAGAATCTTGTTGTGTTGAATTTATCAAATGGCAACATAGAACAACTTTTGGATGACAATGATCATCAG GATCTtgttaatttaagaaaaattaatgTTTCACAATGCAAGAATTTAAGGAAGATCGCTAATCTATTAGGAGCCATCAACCTTAAAACACTTGACTGTAGCGGGTGTGAGAGTTTGGTTGAACTTCCTTGCTTGAATCGTTTGACATCTCTagaatttcttgaacttgagGAATGTTATAGTCTCAAGGAGTTTCCCGAGCTCCCAAATAACTTTTCTGATTTAAGTTTACAAGAAACTGGAATAGAAGAAGTACCCGATTCAATTGATCGTCTCACTAGTCTTGAAATGTTGGTTTTGAGCAACTCGATGGTCAAAAATGTATCGAGCCATATTTCAAAGTTGGAATCCCTTGGTCTGTTGGATCTTAGTTATTGCCCAATCGCTGAATTCCCAGAAATCCCAAGAAATTTAAGAGTATTAGAGTTACGTGGTACTCAAATTGAAGAAGTACCATTTTGTTTTGACTGTCAAAGTAGTCTTACGCTCTTAGATTTGAGCTACACAAGTATTCAAAAGCTACAGTGCAATATGAGCATCTCTAGTTCTGGAGATATTAAAACAGCTGATGTGCCCTCATCGATCACAAGGTTTGGAAACCTTGTACGTTTGAAAATGAATTATTGCAATAGCCTTAAATTACTCTCAGAGGTTCCACCAGATCTAAGCTACTTGGAAGCACATGGCTGCTCGTCATTAGAAAAAGTAACCTTCACAGATCAAAATCTATTTGAACTCcctgatgatattttcatgataTTCTCTAATTGCTTCAATTTGAATCAAGATTCAATTGATAACATTTTGGAGAGTGCCATGTTCAAAGCTGGAGCCCAAGTAGAAACAAGGACATCGTTATGGGAGATTGGTTGGGAGTCACAAACGTTTTTTTGTTTCCCAGGAAATGAAATTTCAGCAAATAAGTTTGAGTTTCAGAGCTTGAATTCTTCAATAGATTTGAAGATAGCCCCAAATTGGCGTGTTGGGGGTGGATTCTTGGCTTTTGCTATTTGCCTTGTGGCCGATCTAACAGACTGCTGTCACTATAAAAATCTTGAATGTATCTGTGAATATCAACTGAAAGCCACCGATGATGGTAATGAAAAGTTCAAAACGAAGTGGTATGATATGAGGATGGAGATTTAG